One window of Chryseobacterium sp. JJR-5R genomic DNA carries:
- the alaS gene encoding alanine--tRNA ligase: MTSQQIRQKFLDYFKSKDHLIVPSAPIVLKDDPTLMFSNSGMTQFKDFFLGYKTPTAPRIADTQKCLRVSGKHNDLDDVGRDTYHHTMFEMLGNWSFGDYFKKEAIAFAWELLTDVYGIPKENLYVTIFEGDASENLERDQDAYDFWKSHISEDRIINGNKKDNFWEMGESGPCGPCSEIHVDLRTPEEKARVSGLELVNNDHPQVVEVWNLVFMEFNRKADRTLEKLPAQHVDTGMGFERLCMALQGKFSNYDTDVFTPLIAKVEELSGKQYTGILEDEKDIAIRVVVDHIRAVAFAIADGQLPASGGAGYVIRRILRRGISYAYRFLDMKEPFLYRLVDVLQQQMGPFFPELEKQGTLVTEVIKSEEESFLKTIETGLIRVEKLIQQTVADGQKVLPTLEVFELYDTYGFPDDLTRIIAEEKGLTIDEAGFKAEKEKQRLRSKEDSAQKVYDWVTLEEREEKFVGYDKMESEAYITRYRKVENKDGEFYQVVLSESPFYPEGGGQIGDKGTLENASETFEVLETKKENGLIVSLISGLPKDAGALFYAKVNADDRKNSQANHSVTHLLHEALRDVLGTHVEQKGSFVGPDYLRFDFSHFSKMTEEELALVEEKVNHKVKESITLQEFRNIPIQEAMDKGAMALFGEKYGNSVRMIQFGSSKELCGGTHVKNTIEIGHFKIVSEGSAAAGIRRIEAISGDKSEEYFKNLEKQVTELSQLLKSKDIVKSIEKLIEENASLKAEVESLKKEKAKGEIGDWKGAYEQKGDKLLLVKRTSLDAGSIKDIVFQLKKEIPTSITVILSDADGKPMITIGVSDDLAGIYQAGALIKDLAKEIQGGGGGNPGFATAGGKNLSGLENAYQKALNI; encoded by the coding sequence ATGACATCACAGCAGATCCGTCAGAAATTTTTAGATTATTTTAAAAGCAAAGACCACCTCATCGTCCCTTCTGCACCCATCGTGCTGAAAGACGACCCTACCCTTATGTTCTCCAATTCAGGGATGACGCAGTTCAAAGATTTTTTCTTGGGCTACAAAACGCCTACTGCCCCAAGGATTGCCGATACACAAAAGTGTTTAAGGGTTTCTGGAAAGCACAATGACCTGGATGATGTAGGCAGGGATACCTATCACCACACCATGTTTGAGATGTTGGGGAACTGGTCTTTCGGTGATTATTTTAAAAAAGAGGCTATTGCTTTTGCCTGGGAATTATTAACGGACGTGTACGGAATCCCGAAAGAAAACCTGTACGTGACGATCTTTGAAGGAGATGCTTCCGAGAATCTGGAAAGGGACCAGGATGCTTATGATTTCTGGAAATCACATATTTCCGAAGACCGCATTATCAACGGCAACAAAAAAGACAATTTCTGGGAAATGGGTGAAAGCGGGCCGTGCGGGCCGTGCTCTGAAATTCACGTAGATTTAAGGACACCTGAGGAAAAAGCCAGGGTTTCAGGGCTGGAACTGGTTAACAATGACCACCCTCAGGTAGTGGAAGTCTGGAACCTGGTATTCATGGAATTCAACAGGAAAGCAGACAGAACACTGGAAAAGCTTCCTGCACAGCACGTGGATACGGGAATGGGCTTCGAGCGTTTATGCATGGCGCTTCAGGGGAAATTCTCTAACTACGATACTGATGTTTTCACTCCGCTGATTGCCAAAGTGGAAGAACTTTCAGGAAAACAATACACCGGGATTCTGGAAGACGAAAAAGATATTGCCATCCGTGTGGTGGTAGACCATATCCGTGCAGTTGCTTTCGCTATTGCAGACGGACAGCTCCCCGCAAGCGGAGGTGCCGGTTATGTAATCAGAAGGATTTTAAGAAGGGGCATTTCTTATGCTTATCGTTTCCTGGATATGAAGGAACCTTTCCTTTACCGGCTGGTTGACGTACTTCAGCAGCAGATGGGGCCTTTCTTCCCGGAACTGGAAAAACAGGGAACCCTTGTTACCGAAGTGATTAAAAGTGAAGAGGAATCATTTCTTAAAACCATTGAAACCGGACTGATCAGGGTTGAAAAACTGATCCAGCAGACGGTTGCGGACGGACAGAAGGTACTTCCTACCCTTGAAGTATTTGAATTATACGATACCTATGGCTTCCCGGATGATTTAACAAGGATTATTGCCGAAGAAAAAGGCCTTACCATTGATGAAGCGGGTTTTAAAGCAGAAAAAGAAAAACAGAGGCTGCGTTCCAAAGAAGATTCTGCCCAGAAAGTATATGACTGGGTAACCCTTGAAGAAAGAGAGGAAAAGTTTGTAGGCTATGATAAAATGGAGTCTGAAGCCTATATTACCAGATACCGGAAAGTAGAAAACAAGGACGGTGAATTTTATCAGGTGGTCTTAAGCGAATCTCCTTTCTATCCGGAAGGCGGCGGGCAGATCGGCGATAAAGGCACCCTTGAAAACGCTTCCGAAACTTTTGAAGTGCTGGAAACAAAAAAAGAAAACGGATTGATCGTTTCTCTCATCAGTGGCCTTCCGAAAGATGCCGGAGCACTTTTCTATGCGAAAGTGAATGCCGATGACCGGAAAAATTCCCAGGCCAACCACTCGGTGACGCATTTGCTGCATGAAGCTTTAAGAGACGTTCTGGGAACCCATGTTGAGCAGAAAGGCTCATTTGTAGGCCCGGATTATCTTCGTTTTGACTTCTCGCATTTCAGTAAGATGACAGAGGAAGAACTGGCCCTGGTAGAAGAAAAAGTAAACCATAAAGTTAAAGAAAGCATTACCCTGCAGGAATTCAGGAATATCCCGATCCAGGAGGCGATGGACAAAGGGGCGATGGCGTTATTCGGTGAAAAATACGGCAACAGCGTGAGAATGATCCAGTTCGGAAGCTCAAAAGAGCTCTGCGGCGGGACCCACGTAAAAAACACCATTGAAATCGGCCACTTTAAAATTGTTTCCGAAGGTTCCGCAGCGGCAGGAATCAGAAGGATTGAAGCAATCTCCGGCGACAAATCTGAGGAATATTTCAAAAACCTGGAAAAACAGGTTACTGAACTTTCGCAATTGCTGAAATCTAAAGATATTGTAAAATCTATTGAAAAGCTAATTGAAGAAAATGCTTCCTTGAAAGCAGAAGTTGAATCTTTGAAAAAAGAAAAGGCAAAAGGGGAAATCGGCGACTGGAAAGGAGCTTACGAGCAAAAAGGCGACAAATTACTGTTAGTAAAAAGAACTTCTTTAGATGCCGGTTCAATAAAGGACATCGTATTCCAGTTGAAGAAAGAAATCCCGACTTCTATAACGGTGATCCTGTCTGATGCAGACGGAAAACCGATGATTACCATCGGTGTTTCCGATGATCTGGCAGGAATTTACCAGGCGGGAGCATTGATTAAAGATTTAGCTAAAGAAATCCAGGGCGGCGGCGGCGGAAACCCGGGCTTCGCGACAGCAGGAGGAAAAAACCTCAGCGGACTGGAAAATGCGTATCAGAAAGCTTTGAATATATAA
- a CDS encoding D-glycerate dehydrogenase gives MKVFINKRIPETGIKMLEEAGLEVFIPEHENLSHEEWLGYCKSHDMILSVGADFKYDKDFFTECPDIKAIALYSVGFDHVDIKEAVQRNIPVGNTPDVLSKATSDVAFLLMQSVARRASYNFEKVKSGNWGDFDPLHALGQELYGKTLGIFGLGRIGIEMAKKSKAAFDMDIIYHNRHRNEEAEKELDARYVSFEELVAESDVLSIHANFKPEQKELFNRSVFEKMKENAIFINTARGGFHHQKDLYDVLTEKKIWGAGLDVTNPEPIFKDDPILGLSSVCVLPHIGSATMEARNGMAKVAAENLIAVAKGEKMPACANPEIYS, from the coding sequence ATGAAAGTATTCATCAATAAAAGGATTCCTGAAACAGGAATCAAAATGCTGGAGGAAGCAGGCCTGGAAGTTTTTATCCCGGAACATGAAAACCTGTCTCATGAAGAATGGCTGGGCTACTGCAAAAGCCATGATATGATTTTAAGTGTCGGTGCCGATTTTAAGTATGACAAGGATTTTTTTACTGAATGTCCCGATATCAAGGCAATCGCCCTGTATTCTGTCGGCTTTGACCATGTAGATATCAAAGAAGCGGTTCAACGGAATATTCCCGTAGGAAACACGCCTGATGTTTTAAGCAAGGCGACTTCGGATGTGGCATTTCTGCTGATGCAGTCAGTGGCACGACGGGCGAGCTATAATTTTGAAAAGGTAAAGTCCGGAAACTGGGGAGATTTTGATCCGCTGCATGCACTGGGCCAGGAGCTGTATGGGAAAACACTGGGGATTTTCGGACTGGGAAGAATCGGGATTGAAATGGCGAAAAAGTCTAAGGCCGCTTTTGATATGGATATCATTTACCACAACCGCCACCGTAACGAAGAAGCGGAAAAAGAGCTGGATGCCCGGTATGTTTCTTTTGAAGAGCTGGTGGCAGAATCTGATGTGCTGAGCATTCACGCGAATTTCAAACCTGAGCAGAAAGAGCTTTTCAACCGTTCCGTTTTTGAAAAAATGAAGGAGAATGCTATTTTTATCAATACGGCCAGAGGCGGGTTCCATCATCAGAAGGATCTGTATGACGTACTTACGGAAAAGAAAATCTGGGGTGCCGGACTGGATGTTACGAATCCTGAACCTATATTCAAGGATGATCCCATCCTCGGGCTTTCAAGTGTCTGTGTCCTTCCGCACATCGGCTCGGCTACCATGGAGGCGAGAAACGGAATGGCCAAAGTGGCTGCCGAAAACCTGATCGCCGTTGCGAAAGGTGAAAAGATGCCGGCATGTGCCAACCCTGAAATATATTCTTGA
- a CDS encoding T9SS type B sorting domain-containing protein, whose protein sequence is MEKFLQFIGIFIGFYGLSQTPLDIKVKDTAGNESINVTCNNGLDTNGCIALHVEYPVLKQTLNYEVTQETYNPPVPMNQGTPLNANYDDLFAVKLDLPFKFCFYNQYFQAIVVGSNGMVTFDTAQLGNINYPNVQWQNPNVNLPKNSIFGVYHDLVFSSADSSEIYYSTIGTAPYRKFVVSFFDGRVAGCTDRSSSQIVLHETTNVIDVFVDKKLTPCPTRKFENALIGVMNSDGTQGVSPAGRNTGVWQASQEGWRFNPVGNVIQPQVTWTNSAGQTVASGIQATVCPAQNEVYTANVKFNICGNSDLTFTDDFPVTFDPTYPAAKNYTQNFCGNTAVNLALNSFQANLTTQNPANFTFSFHTSLQDAQNNANPLPNSFALTANAVLYVRIQNPGVPTCYRVAVLTLNLLSKSLLKNTVELCDTNNNGTEANYNLSLLNAELFAPGTTGISYYASQSDAQNNVNALTTANINTGTQLWVRLQEANCTYVLGPVQFQFRPGVNMNSPISFTYSICDINADNQEPFDYPLTIGPLVSTQPGAVFSAYNTYDEAFSGSGSVLNNIKEGIYTIYVRVQIPNGCFAVATVNMNVTFNKILANEKNEYLCFNGTDDVSINLNTLSAGMLVFPATVPVTEFYATYPAAGLGLDPISPNQTITTNGNFVTQTYFVRFEIAEDCYTIRPITVNLVHPVAVQNNFMVCDFNNNNSENVTLSQFSSAIAGNQNAGITYYLTSADAAAGSNPVTAVTLTGTQQIFVKINSYNCQQVYPVTLGLTSTPAVNSPVTITLNNICDNNNDNTEIYNLTQVQPQIYTGSNVSFTYYLNYNAATHTFSDQITDPTQFVVSAGSATVYVKVKFNNGECFSAAQVNIQMTFLPPVVLNSATLNTCDEDFNLNETFQLNNAVSQLFIPSQNTYPLSNMTISYYNTAAEANAGNPASQIGTTVTTNISSVQVWARFQSNTTGCYSVAPIQLNTYFPPKAINSTITVCDENLDGSYEANLLNFTNLMVDIQNPANTFTFYLSQQDAQNGVNPIANPANFTVNPFPAQIWVKVQNIPGCDDIAEVSFILGNKVTLQNGGPFQLAVCDTANDGTENVNLTQFQTQIYSGATATFTYYPSLADLNAGTNAIAAPSNFTYNQTTGSNTVYVKISVPGLCPNVAEIKLSLKPTPVFDIPTLYFCPEGSLDYTVNIEGYTITNYVWTNPSGQVVSTTDTITGIKVVGTYTLTVTADNGCSYTDTFEIKHYDVPVIQNLEFNGNNAVVYATGLQTILYSIDGITWQATNTFYNLPTGITTFYVKYAESDCIVKQQGVVLDIKNAITPNGDGMNDHWIVKNLQVFGGKMSNVKIFDRYQMLVFEQSSGTQFFWDGTIKGRAIPTSSYWYVITLPDGRSFTGWILVKNNN, encoded by the coding sequence ATGGAGAAATTTTTACAATTTATAGGTATATTTATTGGATTTTACGGCCTTTCCCAAACTCCTTTAGATATTAAAGTGAAAGATACAGCAGGGAATGAAAGTATTAATGTTACCTGCAACAACGGTTTAGATACCAACGGCTGTATTGCCCTGCATGTTGAATACCCCGTACTGAAACAGACCCTCAATTATGAGGTAACACAGGAAACCTACAATCCGCCCGTACCTATGAACCAGGGGACGCCGCTGAACGCCAATTATGATGATCTCTTTGCCGTAAAGCTTGATCTTCCTTTTAAGTTCTGTTTTTACAACCAGTATTTTCAGGCCATCGTAGTCGGTTCCAACGGAATGGTAACTTTTGATACAGCTCAGCTAGGGAATATCAATTATCCGAATGTCCAATGGCAGAACCCAAATGTAAATCTTCCGAAAAATTCAATTTTCGGGGTGTACCATGACTTGGTTTTCTCTTCAGCAGATTCTTCGGAAATTTATTATTCAACCATCGGGACGGCCCCTTACCGGAAGTTTGTGGTCAGTTTCTTTGACGGAAGGGTCGCAGGGTGTACAGACCGTTCTTCCTCGCAGATCGTACTGCATGAAACAACAAACGTAATCGATGTATTTGTAGACAAAAAGCTGACACCGTGCCCGACCAGAAAATTCGAGAATGCCCTGATCGGTGTAATGAACAGCGACGGGACGCAGGGTGTCTCTCCGGCCGGAAGAAATACAGGCGTATGGCAGGCTTCACAGGAGGGATGGAGATTCAACCCGGTTGGAAATGTAATCCAGCCGCAGGTGACGTGGACGAATTCTGCAGGACAGACTGTAGCATCCGGGATCCAGGCCACGGTATGCCCCGCTCAGAATGAAGTATATACAGCCAATGTGAAATTCAATATCTGCGGAAACAGTGATCTTACGTTCACGGATGATTTTCCGGTGACTTTTGATCCTACCTATCCCGCAGCAAAAAATTACACGCAGAATTTCTGTGGCAATACGGCGGTAAACCTTGCTCTGAACAGTTTCCAGGCTAACCTGACGACCCAGAACCCGGCTAATTTTACCTTCAGTTTTCATACCAGCCTGCAGGATGCACAGAACAATGCCAATCCGTTACCGAACAGTTTTGCGCTGACAGCGAATGCAGTCCTGTATGTGAGAATCCAGAACCCGGGTGTGCCGACATGTTATCGCGTAGCAGTACTAACCTTAAATCTTTTGAGCAAAAGCCTCCTTAAAAATACCGTGGAGCTATGCGATACCAATAATAACGGAACAGAAGCGAACTATAATCTGAGTTTACTGAATGCAGAACTTTTTGCACCGGGAACCACCGGCATTTCCTATTACGCAAGCCAGTCCGATGCCCAGAATAATGTCAATGCCCTTACCACTGCGAATATTAATACGGGAACACAGCTTTGGGTAAGGCTCCAGGAGGCAAACTGTACCTATGTTCTAGGACCTGTCCAGTTCCAGTTCAGGCCAGGGGTAAATATGAATTCGCCCATCAGCTTTACGTATTCCATTTGTGATATCAATGCCGATAACCAGGAGCCTTTTGATTACCCGTTAACCATAGGCCCGCTGGTTTCCACGCAGCCGGGAGCTGTTTTTTCGGCCTACAATACCTATGATGAAGCATTTTCCGGCTCAGGTTCGGTGTTAAACAATATTAAAGAAGGGATCTATACCATTTATGTAAGGGTTCAGATTCCGAACGGCTGTTTTGCCGTAGCAACCGTGAATATGAATGTGACATTCAATAAAATTCTGGCCAACGAGAAAAATGAATACCTGTGCTTTAACGGCACGGATGATGTCAGCATTAATTTAAATACACTTTCCGCGGGTATGCTGGTTTTCCCGGCTACAGTTCCGGTAACGGAATTTTATGCTACCTATCCGGCCGCCGGCCTGGGCTTGGACCCGATCAGCCCGAACCAGACCATCACCACCAACGGTAATTTTGTAACCCAGACTTATTTTGTACGGTTTGAAATTGCGGAGGACTGTTATACGATCCGGCCGATTACCGTTAACCTGGTACATCCGGTAGCGGTTCAGAATAATTTTATGGTTTGTGATTTCAATAATAACAATTCCGAAAACGTAACCTTATCTCAGTTTTCGTCAGCCATTGCCGGAAACCAGAATGCCGGCATCACGTACTACCTGACTTCTGCAGATGCAGCAGCTGGAAGCAATCCGGTAACGGCCGTAACACTCACCGGGACGCAGCAGATTTTCGTAAAGATCAATTCCTACAACTGCCAGCAGGTCTATCCTGTTACTTTAGGATTAACTTCAACGCCGGCAGTAAATTCCCCGGTAACGATCACGCTGAACAATATCTGTGACAATAACAATGACAATACTGAAATATATAATCTTACCCAGGTGCAGCCTCAGATTTATACAGGTTCCAATGTAAGTTTTACGTATTATCTCAATTACAATGCAGCCACCCATACTTTTTCTGACCAGATTACGGACCCGACCCAGTTTGTGGTTTCGGCGGGAAGTGCAACCGTGTATGTAAAGGTTAAATTTAATAACGGCGAATGTTTTTCAGCAGCACAGGTTAACATCCAGATGACGTTTTTACCGCCGGTGGTCCTGAACAGCGCTACACTCAACACCTGTGATGAAGATTTCAATTTGAATGAAACTTTTCAGCTGAATAATGCGGTTTCCCAACTGTTTATTCCTTCCCAGAACACCTATCCGCTGTCAAATATGACAATTTCATATTACAATACGGCAGCAGAAGCTAATGCAGGGAACCCGGCCAGTCAGATCGGAACAACGGTTACGACAAACATTTCTTCCGTTCAGGTATGGGCAAGGTTCCAGTCCAATACAACAGGATGTTATTCGGTAGCCCCCATCCAGCTGAATACCTATTTCCCTCCGAAGGCCATCAATTCCACCATTACGGTGTGTGATGAAAACCTGGACGGAAGCTATGAGGCAAACCTTCTGAATTTTACCAATCTGATGGTGGACATCCAGAATCCGGCCAACACATTTACCTTTTACCTGTCTCAGCAGGATGCCCAGAACGGGGTGAATCCTATTGCCAACCCGGCTAATTTTACAGTCAATCCGTTCCCAGCTCAGATCTGGGTAAAAGTACAGAATATTCCGGGCTGTGATGACATCGCTGAAGTAAGTTTCATATTAGGAAATAAAGTAACATTACAGAACGGCGGGCCTTTCCAGCTTGCGGTATGCGATACGGCAAATGACGGAACTGAAAATGTGAATTTAACCCAGTTTCAGACCCAGATCTATTCCGGTGCCACTGCTACGTTCACTTATTATCCGTCTTTAGCGGATCTGAACGCAGGGACTAATGCTATTGCCGCTCCTTCAAATTTTACCTATAACCAAACTACTGGTTCAAATACCGTGTATGTGAAAATAAGCGTTCCTGGCCTCTGCCCGAATGTAGCTGAGATTAAGCTGTCACTGAAACCTACGCCTGTATTTGATATTCCGACGCTGTATTTCTGTCCGGAAGGCTCACTGGATTATACCGTAAATATCGAAGGCTATACGATTACAAATTATGTCTGGACCAATCCTTCAGGACAAGTGGTTTCTACAACTGACACCATTACAGGAATTAAGGTTGTCGGAACCTACACACTTACGGTAACAGCAGACAACGGATGCTCTTATACGGATACTTTTGAGATAAAGCATTATGATGTTCCTGTCATCCAGAACCTTGAATTTAACGGAAATAATGCTGTAGTGTATGCAACCGGTTTACAGACGATTCTGTATTCTATTGATGGAATTACCTGGCAGGCAACCAATACGTTTTATAATTTACCGACGGGAATCACCACGTTTTATGTAAAATATGCAGAGAGCGACTGTATTGTAAAGCAGCAGGGCGTGGTACTGGATATCAAAAATGCCATTACCCCGAACGGAGACGGCATGAACGACCATTGGATTGTGAAGAATCTTCAGGTTTTCGGTGGAAAGATGTCCAATGTTAAAATATTCGACCGTTATCAGATGCTTGTCTTCGAACAAAGTTCAGGCACTCAATTTTTCTGGGACGGAACCATTAAAGGCAGGGCAATCCCCACTTCAAGTTACTGGTATGTGATCACACTTCCGGACGGAAGATCGTTTACAGGCTGGATATTGGTTAAAAACAATAATTAA
- the msrB gene encoding peptide-methionine (R)-S-oxide reductase MsrB, protein MKNILVFFGMILGIAVFATGCGDSKKMKAAGNTKENENVMDNKNVKEIYFAGGCFWGTEHFFQQVRGVVGTEVGYANGNTKNPTYEEVVSHTTGFAETVKVKYDPEQVDVKLLIDLYFKTIDPTSIDKQGNDRGNQYRTGIYTSDKETQAIVKSEVEKLAKNYSKPVVVETVALKNFYKAEDYHQDYLDKNPGGYCHIEPGLFEMARNANPLPKKETKYQKQDKKVLKEKLTSEQYNVTQENGTEMPFKNEYWDETREGIYVDITTGEPLFISTDKFESGCGWPSFSKPITKKLVEEKLDRTAGMTRVEVRSKTGDAHLGHVFNDGPEEKGGLRYCINSASLKFVPKAEMKAKGYGEYIALLDKK, encoded by the coding sequence ATGAAGAACATATTGGTATTTTTCGGAATGATTCTGGGAATAGCTGTTTTTGCCACAGGATGCGGAGATTCAAAAAAAATGAAGGCAGCAGGCAATACAAAAGAAAATGAGAACGTTATGGATAACAAAAATGTAAAGGAAATTTATTTTGCAGGAGGGTGTTTCTGGGGAACAGAGCATTTTTTCCAGCAGGTTCGCGGAGTCGTAGGAACAGAAGTAGGATATGCCAATGGGAATACTAAAAACCCGACGTATGAAGAAGTGGTAAGCCATACGACAGGCTTTGCAGAAACGGTAAAAGTAAAATATGACCCGGAGCAGGTTGATGTAAAGCTGCTGATTGATCTATATTTTAAGACAATCGATCCTACCAGTATTGACAAGCAGGGAAATGACAGAGGAAACCAGTACAGGACGGGAATTTATACAAGTGATAAAGAGACCCAGGCTATCGTAAAATCTGAAGTTGAAAAACTGGCTAAAAATTACAGTAAGCCTGTTGTAGTGGAAACGGTTGCTTTGAAAAATTTTTATAAAGCAGAAGACTATCACCAGGATTATCTGGACAAAAATCCGGGCGGATACTGCCATATTGAACCGGGACTTTTTGAAATGGCAAGAAACGCAAACCCGCTTCCGAAAAAAGAAACAAAATACCAGAAGCAGGATAAAAAGGTGTTAAAAGAAAAACTGACTTCGGAACAGTATAATGTAACCCAGGAAAACGGTACTGAAATGCCTTTTAAAAACGAATACTGGGATGAAACCCGTGAAGGGATTTACGTGGACATTACTACGGGAGAGCCGTTATTTATTTCTACCGACAAATTTGAATCCGGATGCGGATGGCCAAGCTTCTCCAAGCCGATTACCAAAAAACTGGTGGAAGAAAAATTAGACAGGACGGCAGGAATGACCAGGGTTGAGGTAAGAAGCAAAACCGGGGACGCCCATTTAGGTCACGTTTTCAATGACGGACCTGAGGAAAAAGGAGGGCTCAGATACTGTATTAACAGTGCTTCGCTTAAATTTGTACCTAAAGCAGAAATGAAAGCAAAAGGATACGGAGAATATATTGCTCTGTTGGATAAAAAATAA
- a CDS encoding ABC transporter permease, which translates to MTKLLKLEYYKNLNYRPFKIFTALYFAILIALLFIGLVDFDLFGGTINLKEQGIYNFPEIWNFTTWIVALLKIFLGLIIVFSICQEFSNRMFKQNTIDGLSRKEFISSKLLTIAVFTIVSTVVVFAITMFLGYQYSKTTDSETVFSEIFFIGNYFVKLFTFFCFLMFLSILLRKSVFVFLALFVFWIVEGILTAVEVFTKVKGMQGPQRNDVLQNDFFITHLLPLESMSSLIPNPMMRLNMAKMMGMKYEFHYPTESMIACLVWCGIFIFGSYFILRKRDW; encoded by the coding sequence ATGACGAAACTATTAAAACTGGAATATTATAAAAATCTGAATTACCGGCCATTCAAGATTTTTACAGCATTGTATTTTGCGATTCTTATTGCACTGCTTTTCATCGGACTGGTGGATTTTGATCTTTTCGGGGGAACCATCAACCTGAAAGAACAGGGCATTTATAATTTCCCGGAAATATGGAATTTCACGACCTGGATTGTTGCTCTTCTGAAAATATTCCTGGGGCTGATCATTGTTTTTTCCATCTGCCAGGAATTCAGCAACCGGATGTTCAAGCAGAATACCATTGACGGGCTGAGCAGGAAGGAATTCATCAGCTCCAAATTGCTGACCATTGCTGTTTTTACCATTGTTTCAACAGTAGTGGTGTTTGCCATCACCATGTTTCTGGGATATCAATATTCTAAAACAACCGACTCGGAAACGGTTTTCAGTGAAATCTTCTTCATCGGGAATTACTTTGTAAAACTGTTTACGTTTTTCTGCTTCCTGATGTTTCTTTCCATCCTCCTGAGAAAATCGGTATTTGTTTTTCTTGCCCTGTTTGTATTCTGGATTGTTGAAGGAATTTTAACGGCGGTGGAAGTATTTACCAAAGTAAAAGGAATGCAGGGCCCTCAGAGAAATGATGTATTGCAGAATGATTTTTTTATTACCCATCTTTTACCGCTGGAAAGCATGTCAAGCCTGATTCCGAATCCGATGATGAGGCTGAATATGGCCAAAATGATGGGAATGAAATATGAATTCCACTACCCTACGGAAAGCATGATCGCCTGCCTGGTATGGTGCGGAATTTTTATCTTCGGATCCTACTTTATTCTAAGAAAAAGAGACTGGTAA
- a CDS encoding ABC transporter ATP-binding protein, translated as MEKILSVKNLTKKFKRTVVNNISFDVERGNVYGLLGPNGSGKSTTFGMLLSTINPTSGEWYWFGKKGTDPDTLKKIGAIIEQPNFYPYLSAETNLKIVAEIKETPQQRIDEVLQTVGLLERKKDTFKTFSLGMKQRLAIASAMLNNPEVMILDEPTNGLDPEGIIQIREIISNIAKQGITIIIASHLLDEIEKICSHVIVLKEGNSLYCGRVDEMTANNGFFELRADNNTLLMSVLEELHWFTAVKQEGDLLKAQIRDDASISASNLNQKLAEKGIFLSHLTKKKMSLESQFLELVKNTK; from the coding sequence ATGGAAAAAATTTTATCTGTCAAGAACCTGACTAAAAAATTCAAGAGAACCGTAGTCAACAACATCTCCTTTGATGTGGAGCGGGGCAATGTTTACGGACTCCTCGGCCCGAACGGGAGCGGGAAATCCACTACATTCGGAATGCTGCTTTCTACCATTAACCCCACCAGCGGCGAATGGTACTGGTTCGGGAAAAAAGGAACTGACCCTGATACTTTAAAAAAAATCGGGGCCATTATTGAACAACCGAACTTTTACCCTTACCTGAGCGCAGAAACCAACCTGAAGATTGTAGCGGAAATCAAGGAAACACCTCAGCAGAGGATTGATGAAGTCCTGCAGACGGTAGGCCTTCTGGAACGGAAAAAAGATACCTTCAAAACGTTTTCCCTGGGGATGAAACAGCGTCTTGCCATTGCTTCTGCCATGCTCAATAATCCTGAAGTGATGATTCTGGACGAACCTACGAACGGGCTTGATCCGGAAGGAATCATTCAGATCCGTGAAATCATCAGCAATATTGCAAAACAGGGCATTACGATCATCATTGCGAGCCACCTGCTGGATGAAATTGAAAAGATATGCAGCCATGTAATTGTTCTAAAGGAAGGCAATTCCCTCTATTGCGGCCGGGTTGATGAAATGACCGCCAATAATGGCTTTTTTGAATTAAGAGCAGACAATAATACCTTATTAATGAGTGTACTGGAAGAACTCCATTGGTTCACCGCAGTAAAACAGGAAGGCGATCTGCTGAAAGCCCAGATCCGTGACGATGCGTCCATCTCAGCGTCCAACCTGAATCAGAAACTGGCTGAAAAAGGGATTTTCCTCTCTCATTTAACCAAGAAAAAAATGTCTTTAGAATCCCAATTCCTTGAACTTGTAAAAAACACAAAATAA